A single genomic interval of Thiovulum sp. ES harbors:
- a CDS encoding Flagellar biosynthesis protein FliS (PFAM: Flagellar protein FliS~TIGRFAM: flagellar biosynthetic protein FliS) produces MTTQELLNQKKANEDEENSAVTAYKRNNLHIESKIKLVEALYEGILTFNRNTAKAIQEGDVEAKIQWLNRTGDIFAELISALDKKAEGTISEYLEGLYSHQIQVLFEVNRNDDLEKLESVTNVVRGLLDAWREETGINSAETKEQEAE; encoded by the coding sequence ATGACAACTCAAGAACTTTTAAATCAGAAAAAAGCAAACGAAGACGAAGAAAACAGTGCTGTTACAGCTTATAAAAGAAATAATCTACACATTGAATCAAAAATCAAACTTGTAGAGGCTCTTTACGAAGGAATTCTTACATTTAATAGAAATACGGCAAAAGCGATTCAAGAAGGTGATGTTGAGGCAAAAATCCAGTGGCTAAATCGGACTGGTGATATTTTTGCGGAATTGATTTCAGCACTTGATAAAAAAGCTGAAGGAACAATTTCAGAATATCTCGAAGGGTTATATTCTCACCAAATTCAAGTTCTTTTTGAAGTTAATAGAAACGATGATTTGGAAAAACTTGAAAGTGTTACAAATGTTGTTAGAGGTCTTTTAGATGCATGGAGAGAAGAAACTGGAATCAATTCAGCAGAAACAAAAGAGCAAGAAGCAGAGTAG
- a CDS encoding response regulator with CheY-like receiver domain and winged-helix DNA-binding domain (PFAM: Response regulator receiver domain; Transcriptional regulatory protein, C terminal) produces the protein MKKSKILVIDDDKDLLELLDFLLKKEGYRVTALPDSKQVHTFLYDGDFSLMIVDRNLPCVEGTEFVEQLRKSGDKTPVIFLTAKNSKEEKLEGFSRGGDDYITKPFDNDELLMRVEAILRRTGKIGFNNTMTHRDISINLEKYEVKIGSDEVKLTKLEFKLLQVFMENIGNVLNRDYLLDVVWNCGVFDEHCNEKSVNVAVKRLKSKIDEDGSKKYIESVRGIGYKLR, from the coding sequence ATGAAAAAAAGCAAAATACTTGTTATTGATGATGATAAAGACCTTTTAGAGTTATTGGATTTTCTCTTAAAGAAAGAGGGATATCGAGTAACGGCACTACCAGATTCAAAGCAAGTTCATACTTTTCTTTATGACGGTGATTTTTCACTTATGATTGTTGATAGAAATTTGCCTTGTGTTGAGGGAACTGAATTTGTAGAGCAGTTGAGAAAATCAGGAGATAAAACACCAGTTATATTTCTAACAGCAAAAAACAGCAAAGAGGAGAAGTTAGAAGGTTTCTCAAGAGGTGGAGATGACTACATCACAAAACCTTTTGATAATGATGAGTTGCTTATGAGAGTTGAGGCAATTCTCCGACGAACTGGAAAAATTGGCTTCAATAACACAATGACTCATCGAGATATTTCAATAAATCTAGAAAAATATGAAGTAAAAATTGGTAGCGATGAGGTAAAACTTACAAAGCTAGAGTTTAAGCTATTACAAGTTTTTATGGAAAATATTGGGAATGTCTTAAATCGTGATTATCTTCTTGATGTTGTTTGGAATTGTGGAGTCTTTGATGAGCATTGCAATGAAAAAAGTGTAAATGTTGCAGTCAAAAGACTAAAATCTAAAATTGACGAAGATGGCTCAAAAAAATATATTGAGTCCGTTCGAGGAATCGGCTACAAACTGCGGTAA
- a CDS encoding Methyl-accepting chemotaxis protein Mcp3 (PFAM: Methyl-accepting chemotaxis protein (MCP) signaling domain) — MIALNKQDKFYIKQLERENTSLRTREEDLLQRIDSLEEEIRRLKYNDEGEGFYKVLRFQNEHVKGSLMDVQSDLVDAVSSGKKNLEDSHSMLDHVSHLATGFSEITTNITDLETMSSDTFTASGMLLERTEDINGILTLIKDISEQTNLLALNAAIEAARAGEHGRGFAVVADEVRKLADKTQKAIGDINLALTSMKQDVGSVNKKASETVETINHFHEKFSEFDTDLRSNIKDVRQSFLNFEYTTDRIFLSLAKIDHVIWKFNTYDSVAQKKQVFKFVDHHSCRLGRWYEKGEGLEHFSHTSKYPDLEAPHGSVHNATKDVFALINQDAINFEEVINTFRKMERASSSVFEILDIILDEKINDGK, encoded by the coding sequence ATGATAGCTTTAAACAAACAAGATAAGTTTTATATTAAGCAACTTGAGAGAGAAAACACATCTCTAAGAACAAGAGAAGAAGATTTACTGCAAAGAATTGACAGTCTCGAAGAAGAGATTCGAAGATTGAAATACAATGATGAAGGAGAGGGATTCTATAAGGTTCTTCGTTTTCAGAATGAGCATGTAAAGGGGAGCTTGATGGATGTTCAAAGCGACCTTGTTGATGCTGTTTCGTCTGGAAAAAAGAACTTGGAAGATTCTCATTCAATGCTTGATCATGTGAGTCATTTGGCAACAGGTTTTTCAGAAATCACAACAAATATTACAGACCTTGAAACAATGTCATCAGATACATTTACGGCTTCTGGGATGCTTTTGGAGAGAACAGAAGACATCAATGGAATTTTAACTTTGATAAAAGATATTTCAGAACAGACAAATTTACTTGCACTAAATGCTGCAATTGAAGCAGCAAGAGCAGGTGAGCATGGTCGTGGATTTGCGGTTGTTGCTGATGAGGTTCGGAAACTTGCAGACAAAACTCAAAAAGCAATTGGAGACATTAATCTTGCTCTAACTTCAATGAAACAAGATGTTGGCTCTGTTAATAAAAAAGCCTCTGAAACGGTTGAAACAATAAATCATTTTCATGAAAAGTTCAGTGAATTTGATACAGACCTAAGAAGTAACATAAAAGATGTAAGACAATCATTCTTAAATTTTGAATATACAACAGATAGAATTTTCTTATCTTTGGCAAAAATAGATCATGTTATTTGGAAATTCAATACTTATGATTCAGTTGCACAGAAAAAACAGGTATTTAAATTTGTGGATCACCACTCTTGCCGACTTGGTAGATGGTATGAAAAAGGAGAAGGATTGGAGCATTTCTCACACACAAGCAAATATCCAGATTTGGAAGCACCACATGGCTCTGTTCATAATGCGACAAAAGATGTTTTTGCTCTTATAAATCAAGATGCGATAAATTTTGAAGAAGTGATAAATACATTTAGAAAAATGGAGAGAGCAAGTAGTTCTGTATTTGAGATTCTCGACATTATTCTTGATGAAAAAATTAACGACGGAAAATAA
- a CDS encoding putative flagellar protein FlaG (PFAM: FlaG protein), which translates to MNISNTTAQSVPTEVQQSVPTQTHAQTPFQQGAGEKAIREFQQESIAVTTEQREMREKMQNLVKSMNTSMNEKVSFHYHEEADSMYIVVTDKKSGDEIRKIPSDEALKLSSLMKEIGSILDKKG; encoded by the coding sequence TTGAACATTTCAAATACAACTGCACAAAGTGTTCCTACTGAAGTTCAGCAAAGTGTTCCTACACAAACACATGCACAAACTCCATTTCAACAAGGAGCTGGTGAAAAAGCTATTCGAGAATTTCAACAAGAGTCAATTGCGGTAACAACTGAACAACGAGAAATGCGGGAAAAAATGCAAAATCTAGTTAAAAGTATGAATACTTCAATGAACGAAAAAGTCTCTTTTCATTATCACGAAGAGGCTGATTCAATGTATATAGTTGTTACTGACAAAAAAAGCGGTGATGAAATCAGAAAAATCCCTAGTGATGAAGCTCTAAAATTATCTAGTCTTATGAAAGAGATTGGTTCAATCTTAGACAAAAAAGGATAG
- a CDS encoding Flagellar capping protein FliD (PFAM: Flagellar hook-associated protein 2 C-terminus) has product MASTGLIGLGSEAVTGTSTGLSQETLDKLRAADDAVIIDPIDRNIEGAAARSEAFGLISEKVTAFSSTVESLNDEMLFLQRSAYVSEEGINLSIDKGVSPQTITVETLQLAKQDIVQSDGFSSLTETVASEDTTMSITVGGIEYSFDLTSSTTMTDLKDLINDSSAPVTAKVLKTGDSEYRLTITSNDTGDDSEIIVSEEGLSTNFSAEENHIQKGVDSEFLFNGTPITRNSNSITDLVVGIELELTQVNENPIEITIEPDTNSIMLQVQSFVDAYNELSVLIEEMTKFDQEGDETGAFQGDNNITAITQTIKRKLLSMDSENRSLIEFGISLNNVGSLEFDSETFLEKFNEDPENIENFFLGQDVEDRGITTHEDGVFYDLNQIMEMYTNSDGILNNISNNITTEQDRLNDEREKNIAMLDGRYARMAEQFIQADTLIAQWNQQFNSIQMMIDMESSK; this is encoded by the coding sequence ATGGCTTCAACAGGTCTAATTGGACTCGGTTCTGAAGCGGTTACTGGAACAAGCACGGGATTAAGTCAAGAGACTCTTGATAAACTTCGTGCTGCCGATGATGCCGTGATTATTGATCCTATTGATAGAAATATTGAAGGTGCGGCTGCTCGGTCTGAAGCTTTCGGTCTTATTTCTGAAAAAGTAACTGCTTTTAGCTCAACAGTAGAATCTCTTAATGATGAAATGTTATTTCTGCAAAGAAGTGCTTATGTTTCTGAAGAGGGTATAAATTTATCAATAGATAAAGGTGTTTCTCCACAAACTATCACTGTTGAAACTTTGCAACTTGCGAAACAAGATATTGTTCAAAGCGATGGATTTTCATCTTTGACTGAAACAGTTGCGAGTGAAGATACAACAATGAGTATTACAGTTGGTGGAATAGAATACTCTTTTGATTTGACCTCATCAACAACTATGACGGATTTGAAAGATTTGATCAATGATTCTTCTGCTCCTGTTACTGCGAAAGTTTTAAAAACTGGCGACTCTGAATATCGACTAACAATTACAAGTAATGACACTGGCGATGATTCAGAAATTATTGTTTCTGAAGAGGGTCTTTCTACAAACTTTTCTGCTGAAGAAAATCACATTCAAAAAGGGGTTGATTCGGAATTTCTTTTTAACGGAACTCCAATCACAAGAAATAGTAATTCAATTACCGATTTAGTTGTTGGAATTGAATTGGAATTAACTCAAGTGAATGAAAATCCAATTGAAATCACAATCGAACCAGACACAAATAGTATTATGTTGCAAGTCCAATCTTTTGTTGATGCTTACAATGAGCTTTCAGTTTTAATTGAAGAGATGACAAAATTCGATCAAGAAGGTGATGAGACTGGAGCTTTTCAGGGTGATAATAATATCACGGCAATCACTCAAACAATTAAGCGAAAACTTTTATCGATGGATTCAGAAAATCGTTCTTTAATTGAATTTGGAATCTCACTTAATAATGTTGGTTCTCTTGAATTTGACAGCGAAACTTTTCTTGAAAAATTTAATGAAGACCCAGAAAATATTGAGAATTTCTTTCTCGGACAAGATGTCGAAGATCGTGGAATAACAACTCACGAAGATGGTGTTTTCTATGATTTAAATCAAATTATGGAAATGTACACAAATTCAGACGGGATTTTAAATAATATTTCTAATAATATTACAACTGAACAAGACCGATTGAATGATGAACGGGAAAAAAATATTGCGATGCTTGACGGACGATATGCACGAATGGCTGAACAATTTATTCAGGCGGATACATTGATTGCACAGTGGAATCAACAATTTAACTCAATTCAAATGATGATCGACATGGAATCATCTAAATAA